In Bubalus bubalis isolate 160015118507 breed Murrah chromosome 3, NDDB_SH_1, whole genome shotgun sequence, a genomic segment contains:
- the TSPOAP1 gene encoding peripheral-type benzodiazepine receptor-associated protein 1 isoform X1 → MEQLTSLPSLGDPGNMEPWALPAWQSWTPGRGGDAGGASPSMAGTPTDLRVGELRPEESSEPEGARSLGPVGGMEPGRTGTGLPSPARGALSSGPGCQRLEDPEAEAFSKGKLKMGFGDRPNLELLRAVGELQQRCAILKEENQMLRKSSFPETEEKVRRLKRKNAELAVIAKRLEERARKLQETNLRVVSAPMPSPGASLELCRKALARQRARDLSETASALLAKDKQIAALQRECRELQARLTLAGKEGPQWLHVRDFDRLLRESQREVLRLQRQIALRNQREPPSPPRPPGPSVPARAGAPAPGAPGEATPQEDVENPAVVLGEPEKQQRVQQLESELSKKRKKCESLEQEARKKQRRCEELELQLKAAQNENARLVEENSRLSGRATEKEQVEWENAELRGQLLGVTQERDSALLKSQSLQSKLESLEQVLKHMREVAQRRQQLEVEHEQARLSLQEKREEVRRLQQAQAEAQREHEGAVQLLESTLDSMQVRVRELEEQCRSQTERFSLLARELQAFRLHPGPLDLLTSALGCGAPGDSPPHPCCCSTPQPCRGSGPKDLDLPPASPGRCTPKSSETASATLAGVSRRTPAKRAESLSNSSRSESIHNSPKSCPTPEVDTASEVEELEADSVSLLPAVAEGGRGGARVQVFLARYSYNPFEGPNENPEAELPLTAGEYIYIYGSMDEDGFFEGELMDGRRGLVPSNFVERVSDDDLLASLPPELADLSHSSGPELSFLSGGGGGSSSGGQSSGGHSQPRPEDEAAGEVPSPSPPPEGLGEPPAVPYPRRLAVLKQLAHSVVLAWEPPPERVELCGYHVCVNGELRQALGSGAPPTAVLENLDLQAGPLRVSVQALTSRGGSDPLRCCLLLGARARVAPSQLRVHRLTATSAEIAWVPSNSSLAHAVYLNGEECPPARPSTYWATFCHLRPGTLYQARVEAQLPPRGSWEPGGERPEPRAATLQFTTLPAGPPDAPLDVQVEPGPSPGILIISWLPVTIDAAGTSNGVRVTGYAVYADGQKIMEVASPTAGSVLVELAQLQLLQACRAVAVRTMSPHGESADSLPAPVAPALAEASWPARVPCACPRPGPEARPPLAPASPGLGDPSSPLRCPDPCGAQEPPGAPPASPPRETAGGSSEEPPAPVSQEQAGAAMLGAPGDGKASEPVLGECIPGPATYSVAKEDTEQTVGEACLAPGTTQGALAQRLPCAQACRGGDTGSGLRPRAEEDAAELGVRPGNALVDQGRNSDLSDIQEEEEEEEEELGVITCSFPKQVAGHSIGGQGAKPQPQPDPFCETDSDEEILEQILEPPLQHFRSKKLFSIPEEEEEEEEEEAGEAVQEEKGPGAGSASRDPGPPAPLPPGLGCDGARPRGPGLCASSPQPCRAGDRPEDPLGLVGGSSWRKGSGSPEKPPGRRRSPDPREHCSRLLSNGGGGSQAPGRAPGPARERGGPSAAEGPRAPPDAGGRARPAPSRKCPRGRAPELEPGLASCLSPKCLEISIEYDSEDEQEMGGGDMSIASSGCLGDGGAWGAAPVGRPRAPPKAGSGPHPYPYSPAWEKGEPERRGRSATGRAKEPPPRAAESGEPRGLESPGQSGSQRRRGWAPRPGSTELAPPRSPPEASLALRDLPVRVFVALFDYDPVSMSPNPDAGEEELPFREGQILKVFGDKDADGFYQGEGGGRWGYIPCNMVAEVAVDSPAGTQQLLQQGHLSPEVLAEGSGNGLFVYSAARTAGPPPKPRRSKKGTPALASSAGLKAPHSMVAAFDYNPRESSPNMDVEAELPFRAGDVITVFGAMDDDGFYYGELNGQRGLVPSNFLEGPGPEAGGSDREPGAAPSEGQDWVSSTQGPPAPPGWPCAPGPRCFLKVEPGLPQGPSRKVWVLLSKGKQLLRKLGSGKKE, encoded by the exons ATGGAGCAACTGACATCCCTTCCATCGCTGGGGGACCCAGGAAACATGGAGCCATGGGCACTGCCCGCCTGGCAGAGCTGGACTCCAGGCCGGGGGGGTGATGCTGGAGGTGCATCCCCAAGCATGGCTGGTACCCCCACAGATCTGCGTGTTGGAGAACTGAGGCCTGAGGAGAGTTCCGAGCCTGAGGGAGCCCGAAGCCTGGGGCCTGTGGGGGGCATGGAGCCTGGAAGAACAGGAACTGGGCTGCCCAGCCCTGCGCGGGGAGCCTTGAGCTCCGGACCCGGCTGTCAGAGGCTGGAGGACCCGGAGGCAGAGGCTTTCTCTAAG GGCAAGCTGAAAATGGGCTTCGGGGACAGGCCCAATCTGGAGCTGCTGAGGGCCGTGGGGGAGCTGCAGCAGCGCTGTGCCATCCTTAAGGAGGAGAACCAGATGCTG AGGAAGAGCAGCTTCCCAGAGACGGAGGAGAAGGTGCGGAGACTGAAGCGGAAGAATGCCGAGCTGGCGGTCATTGCCAAGCGCCTGGAGGAGAGGGCCCGAAAGCTGCAGGAGACTAACCTGAGGGTG GTGAGTGCTCCCATGCCCAGTCCAGGGGCCAGCTTGGAGTTGTGCCGGAAGGCCCTGGCGCGCCAACGAGCCCGGGACCTCAGTGAGACAGCCAGCGCCCTGTTGGCCAAGGACAAGCAGATTGCTGCCTTGCAGCGGGAGTGCAGGGAGCTGCAGGCCAGGCTCACCCTGGCGGGCAAG GAGGGCCCCCAGTGGCTCCACGTGCGGGACTTCGACCGGCTGCTGCGCGAGTCCCAGCGGGAGGTGCTGCGGCTGCAGAGGCAGATCGCCCTGCGCAACCAGCGGGAGCCGCCCTCGCCGCCCCGGCCCCCGGGCCCCTCTGTCCCGGCCAGAGCAGGGGCGCCCGCCCCGGGGGCCCCGGGAGAG GCCACACCCCAGGAGGATGTGGAAAACCCGGCTGTGGTCCTAGGGGAGCCAGAGAAACAGCAGAGGGTGCAGCAACTG GAATCAGAGCTCagcaagaagaggaagaaatgcgAGAGTCTGGAGCAGGAAGCCCGGAAAAAGCAGAGGCGATGTGAGGAGCTG GAACTGCAGCTCAAGGCAGCCCAGAATGAGAATGCCCGCCTTGTGGAGGAGAACTCTCGGCTTAGTGGGAGAGCCACGGAGAAGGAGCAG GTGGAGTGGGAGAATGCAGAGCTGAGGGGCCAGCTCCTGGGGGTGACGCAGGAGAGGGACTCGGCCCTTCTCAAGAGCCAAAGCCTGCAGAGCAAGCTGGAGAGCTTGGAGCAGGTGCTGAAG CACATGCGGGAGGTGGCCcagcggcggcagcagctggAGGTGGAACATGAGCAGGCTCGGCTCAGCCTGCAGGAGAAGCGGGAGGAGGTCCGGAGGCTGCAGCAG GCCCAGGCGGAAGCCCAGAGGGAGCATGAAGGCGCTGTGCAGCTGCTGGAG TCTACCCTGGATTCCATGCAG GTCCGGGTCCGGGAGCTGGAGGAGCAGTGCCGCAGCCAGACTGAGCGCTTCAGCCTGCTGGCGCGGGAGCTCCAGGCCTTCCGCCTGCACCCTGGCCCCCTGGACCTGCTCACCTCCGCCCTGGGCTGCGGTGCCCCGGGGGACAGCCCGCCACACCCCTGTTGCTGCTCCACCCCGCAGCCCTGCCGCGGATCCGGCCCCAAAG ACCTCGACCTCCCACCAGCCTCCCCAGGACGCTGCACCCCGAAGTCTTCCGAGACTGCTTCTGCCACCCTTGCCGGGGTCTCCCGAAGGACGCCAGCCAAGAGGGCAGAGTCTCTGTCCAACTCCTCTCGCTCTGAGTCCATCCACAACAGCCCCAAGTCCTGCCCGACCCCCGAG GTGGATACGGCCAGTGAGGTGGAGGAACTGGAGGCAGACAGCGTCTCGCTGCTCCCGGCAGTGGCAGAGGGCGGCCGGGGCGGAGCCAGGGTCCAGGTCTTCCTAGCTCGCTACAG CTACAACCCCTTCGAGGGCCCCAACGAGAACCCAGAGGCTGAGCTGCCGCTGACCGCCGGCGAGTACATCTACATCTACGGCAGCATGGACGAGGATGGCTTCTTTGAAG GGGAGCTCATGGACGGCCGGCGGGGCCTGGTCCCTTCCAATTTTGTTGAGCGCGTGTCCGACGACGACctgctggcctccctgcctccggAGCTGGCTGACTTGTCCCACAGCTCAGGCCCCGAGCTCAGTTTTCTGAGCGGTGGCGGAGGCGGCAGCAGTAGTGGAGGCCAGAGCAGCGGGGGACACAGCCAGCCCCGACCGGAGGACGAGGCGGCTGGGGAGGTGCCCAGCCCGAGCCCCCCGCCAGAGGGCCTGGGGGAGCCCCCTGCCGTGCCTTACCCCCGCCGCCTGGCCGTCCTGAAGCAGCTGGCCCACAGCGTGGTGCTGGCCTGGGAGCCGCCTCCTGAGCGCGTGGAGCTGTGTGGCTACCATGTCTGTGTGAATGGGGAGCTGCGGCAGGCCCTGGGGTCCGGGGCACCCCCCACGGCTGTGCTGGAGAACTTGGACCTGCAGGCGGGGCCCCTGCGGGTCTCTGTGCAGGCCCTGACCAGCCGGGGTGGCTCCGACCCTCTGCGCTGCTGCTTGCTGCTGGGGGCTCGGGCCCGCGTGGCTCCTAGCCAGCTGCGGGTCCATCGGCTGACCGCCACATCTGCCGAGATCGCCTGGGTGCCCAGCAACAGCAGCTTGGCCCATGCTGTCTACCTCAACGGGGAAGAATGCCCCCCTGCCCGCCCCAGCACCTACTGGGCCACCTTCTGCCACCTGCGGCCTGGTACCCTCTATCAGGCCCGAGTGGAGGCTCAGCTCCCTCCTCGAGGGTCCTGGGAACCAGGCGGGGAGAGGCCAGAGCCGCGGGCTGCCACCCTGCAGTTCACCACGCTGCCAGCAG GTCCACCTGACGCCCCCCTGGATGTGCAGGTCGAGCCAGGGCCCTCCCCTGGGATCCTGATCATCAGCTGGCTCCCAGTGACGATCGATGCGGCTGGCACCTCCAACGGTGTCCGGGTCACAGGCTATGCCGTTTATGCTGATGGGCAGAAG ATCATGGAGGTGGCCTCGCCCACGGCGGGCAGCGTGCTGGTGGAGCTGGCgcagctgcagctgctgcagGCGTGCCGCGCAGTGGCCGTGCGCACCATGTCACCCCATGGCGAGTCGGCGGACTCCCTCCCAGCTCCCGTCGCCCCCGCCCTGGCTGAGGCCTCTTGGCCGGCCAGGGTCCCCTGTGCCTGCCCACGACCAGGCCCAGAGGCCAGACCACCCCTTGCTCCAGCCTCCCCGGGACTGGGGGATCCCAGCTCTCCTCTCCGGTGCCCCGACCCCTGTGGAGCTCAAGAGCCCCCGGGCGCCCCTCCAGCCAGCCCTCCCAGAGAAACGGCAGGAGGATCCTCAGAGGAGCCCCCAGCGCCTGTCTCGCAG GAGCAGGCTGGGGCAGCTATGCTGGGTGCCCCTGGGGATGGGAAGGCCAGCGAGCCCGTCTTGGGAGAGTGCATTCCTGGCCCTGCCACCTACTCCGTGGCCAAGGAGGACACTGAGCAGACCGTGGGAGAGGCCTGCCTGGCACCCGGCACCACCCAGGGAGCGTTGGCCCAGAGGCTGCCCTGTGCCCAGGCCTGCCgtggaggagacacagggtcCGGGCTGAGGCCCAGGGCTGAG GAGGATGCGGCGGAGCTGGGGGTCCGTCCGGGGAATGCCCTTGTGGACCAGGGCCGCAACTCGGATCTGTCAGACAtccaagaagaggaggaggaggaggaagaagagctgGGTGTCATCACCTGCTCCTTCCCGAAGCAGGTGGCTGGCCACAGCATCGGGGGGCAGGGGGCCAAG ccccagccccagcccgaCCCCTTCTGTGAGACCGACAGCGACGAGGAGATCTTGGAACAGATCCTGGAGCCGCCCCTCCAGCACTTCCGCAGCAAGAAGCTGTTTAGCATccccgaggaggaggaggaggaggaggaggaggaggccggaGAGGccgtgcaggaggagaaggggccagggGCAGGGTCTGCGTCCAGAGACCCCGGCCCGCCTGCACCCCTGCCTCCGGGTCTGGGCTGCGACGGCGCGCGGCCCCGCGGACCTGGCCTCTGCGCTTCGTCCCCCCAGCCCTGTAGGGCTGGGGACCGCCCAGAGGACCCGCTGGGACTGGTCGGTGGCAGCAGCTGGAGGAAAGGAAGTGGCTCCCCCGAAAAGCCCCCTGGCCGCAGGCGGTCCCCGGATCCCCGGGAACACTGCAGCCGGCTTCTCAGCAACGGCGGCGGCGGGTCCCAGGCCCCCGGCCGAGCACCGGGCCCTGCGCGCGAGAGGGGCGGCCCCTCTGCGGCCGAGGGCCCCAGGGCTCCGCCAGACGCCGGCGGGAGGGCGAGGCCCGCCCCCTCGAGGAAGTGCCCCCGGGGGCGAGCCCCGGAACTGGAACCGGGCCTGGCCAGCTGCCTCTCCCCCAAGTGTTTGGAAATCAGCATCGAATATGACTCTGAGGATGAGCAAGAGATGGGCGGCGGGGACATGAGCATCGCCAGCTCCGGCTGCCTCGGAGATGGGGGGGCCTGGGGTGCAGCCCCCGTGGGAAGGCCCAGGGCACCTCCGAAGGCCGGTTCAGGCCCCCACCCCTATCCGTACTCCCCGGCCTGGGAGAAGGGGGAGCCGGAACGGAGAGGCCGCAGTGCGACCGGCAGAGCCAAGGAGCCGCCCCCCCGG GCAGCAGAGTCTGGGGAGCCCAGAGGGCTGGAAAGCCCAGGGCAGAGCGGCTCCCAGCGGAGAAGGGGCTGGGCCCCCAGGCCAGGCTCCACAGAGCTGG CTCCCCCGAGGAGCCCTCCAGAAGCATCCCTGGCCCTCCGGGACCTCCCTGTCAGGGTCTTTGTGGCTCTGTTTGACTACGACCCCGTGTCAATGTCAcccaaccctgatgctggggaagaggaGCTCCCGTTCCGGGAGGGCCAGATCCTGAAG GTGTTTGGAGACAAGGATGCAGATGGCTTCTaccagggtgagggtgggggccgGTGGGGCTACATCCCCTGCAACATGGTGGCTGAGGTGGCCGTGGACAGCCCTGCGGGGACACAGCAGCTGCTCCAGCAGGGCCATCTGTCCCCAGAGGTTCTCGCCGAGGGCTCAG GGAACGGCCTGTTCGTCTACTCTGCAGCCCGTACGGCCGGGCCTCCCCCCAAGCCCCGCCGCTCCAAGAAAG GAACCCCTGCGCTGGCCTCCTCTGCTGGCCTGAAAGCTCCCCATTCCATGGTGGCTGCGTTTGACTACAACCCCCGGGAGAGCTCTCCCAACATGGATGTGGAG GCAGAGCTGCCCTTCCGGGCAGGGGATGTCATCACTGTGTTCGGGGCCATGGACGATGACGGTTTCTACTAT GGGGAGCTGAatggacagcggggcctggttcCATCCAACTTCCTGGAGGGCCCTGGGCCTGAGGCAGGCGGCTCAGACAGGGAGCCTGGGGCAGCCCCATCCGAGGGCCAG GACTGGGTTAGCTCAACCCAGGGGCCCCCAGCGCCCCCAGGCTGGCCCTGTGCTCCTGGCCCTCGCTGCTTCCTCAAGGTTGAACCAGGGTTGCCACAGGGCCCAAGCAGGAAGGTGTGGGTTCTCCTCTCCAAGGGGAAGCAGCTTCTCAGGAAACTGGGCTCGGGGAAGAAGGAGTGA